One window of Cloacibacillus sp. genomic DNA carries:
- the rsxC gene encoding electron transport complex subunit RsxC codes for MRLPTFWGGIHPPQNKDLTVNEEIESYLPTGELVFPMAQNIGAPCSPVVAKGDRVLVGTRVGNNDAFVSAPILSSVSGTVKEVAMRMTTPGLFENCVVVENDGLYELAPEWKPLENYESADPKEYIKRVRDAGIVGFGGATFPAAVKLSPPPTAKIKWLIINGVECEPYLNCDNRLMLEETDKILKGLRLMLRLFPGAEGVIAIENNKPAAIAAMNDAIVKGGFNNMTVQPLMVKYPQGAEKMLIEAITGQEYPLSKLPADVGCIIFNVRTTHQIYEAIVEGKPAVERIVTVTGDAIARPKNIKTPLGTCVRELIELAGGFREQPVKILSGGPMMGTSMRSIDVPVVKGTSGILALTANSAMLRPITACLHCGRCVTACPMGLVPSALDPLVHARLYDRFEQEGGMNCIECGSCTYMCPANRPLTQGCRDGKASVNAMRRKAAAK; via the coding sequence ATGAGGCTTCCGACATTCTGGGGAGGAATACATCCGCCGCAGAACAAAGATTTAACCGTAAATGAGGAGATCGAGTCATATCTTCCAACCGGAGAGCTGGTTTTTCCAATGGCGCAGAACATAGGCGCTCCTTGCTCGCCCGTGGTGGCCAAGGGAGACCGTGTGCTTGTCGGCACACGCGTCGGCAACAACGACGCCTTCGTCTCCGCACCGATACTGTCGAGCGTCTCCGGCACAGTCAAAGAGGTCGCCATGAGGATGACGACGCCGGGACTCTTTGAGAACTGCGTGGTCGTTGAAAACGACGGGCTTTACGAACTGGCGCCGGAATGGAAGCCCCTTGAAAATTACGAAAGCGCCGACCCGAAGGAATATATCAAACGCGTGCGGGATGCCGGAATAGTCGGCTTCGGCGGCGCCACCTTCCCGGCCGCGGTAAAACTTTCGCCGCCTCCGACCGCTAAGATCAAATGGCTTATCATAAACGGCGTGGAATGCGAGCCGTACCTCAACTGCGACAACAGGCTGATGCTTGAGGAGACGGACAAGATACTCAAAGGCCTCCGGCTGATGCTGCGTCTCTTCCCCGGGGCGGAGGGCGTAATAGCAATCGAAAACAACAAACCCGCGGCGATCGCCGCTATGAACGACGCGATCGTAAAGGGCGGCTTCAACAACATGACGGTGCAGCCCCTTATGGTGAAATACCCGCAGGGCGCTGAGAAAATGCTCATAGAGGCTATCACCGGGCAGGAATATCCGCTTTCAAAGCTGCCGGCCGACGTAGGCTGCATAATCTTCAACGTCCGCACGACGCACCAGATATACGAGGCGATCGTAGAGGGAAAGCCCGCGGTCGAACGTATAGTGACGGTAACGGGAGACGCGATAGCGCGGCCGAAAAACATAAAGACGCCTCTTGGTACCTGCGTGCGCGAGCTGATAGAGCTTGCCGGCGGCTTCCGAGAACAGCCTGTGAAAATACTTTCCGGCGGCCCGATGATGGGCACGTCAATGCGCTCCATCGACGTACCTGTCGTAAAGGGCACGTCGGGCATCCTTGCCCTTACGGCAAATTCGGCGATGCTGCGGCCCATCACGGCCTGTCTGCATTGCGGGCGCTGCGTCACCGCCTGCCCGATGGGACTTGTGCCAAGCGCGCTCGACCCGCTTGTACACGCGCGTCTTTACGACCGTTTTGAACAGGAGGGCGGCATGAACTGCATCGAATGCGGAAGCTGCACCTACATGTGTCCGGCAAACCGCCCGCTGACCCAGGGCTGCCGCGACGGCAAGGCTTCGGTCAACGCAATGCGCAGAAAGGCGGCTGCTAAATAA
- a CDS encoding RnfABCDGE type electron transport complex subunit D, whose amino-acid sequence MERLLVVSSSPHIHSPLETPKIMGWVLAALAPAGLAGVYFFGLRAAAVMAVCVASCVFFEYLWEKLTKRPVTVSDLSAAVTGLLLAYNLPPTIPFWMAAAGSAFAIIIVKQMYGGLGANFVNPALAARAAMLTSWPVPMTTWTLDGVSGATPLALIKMGAVDKLPSLQNLFIGNIGGCIGETSAIALLIGFGILLAKDIIKWQIPVIYVATVAVLCTVYGRPVGPVYEVLTGGLLLGAIFMATDYTTSPITVKGQMIFAAGCGLLTALIRTWGGYPEGVSYSILIMNLVVPLIDRFTKPHIFGEVKKNG is encoded by the coding sequence ATGGAAAGATTACTGGTAGTATCAAGCTCCCCGCATATACACTCACCGCTTGAGACGCCCAAGATAATGGGCTGGGTGCTAGCGGCGCTCGCCCCGGCGGGCTTGGCGGGAGTCTACTTCTTCGGGCTTCGCGCGGCGGCCGTCATGGCAGTCTGCGTCGCGTCGTGCGTGTTTTTTGAATATCTCTGGGAAAAGCTGACAAAACGTCCCGTGACGGTATCCGACCTTTCCGCCGCGGTGACGGGACTGCTTCTTGCCTACAATCTGCCGCCGACCATCCCCTTCTGGATGGCGGCGGCCGGTTCTGCCTTTGCCATAATAATAGTTAAGCAGATGTACGGCGGACTTGGGGCGAACTTCGTGAACCCTGCGCTTGCCGCGCGCGCCGCGATGCTGACAAGCTGGCCCGTGCCCATGACTACATGGACGCTTGACGGCGTATCCGGCGCGACTCCGCTTGCCCTCATCAAAATGGGCGCGGTGGACAAGCTGCCGAGCCTTCAAAACCTCTTTATCGGCAACATCGGAGGCTGCATCGGAGAAACTTCGGCTATAGCGCTGCTTATCGGCTTTGGCATCCTGCTTGCGAAAGACATCATAAAATGGCAGATACCAGTCATCTACGTGGCGACGGTGGCGGTGCTATGCACGGTATACGGCAGACCGGTCGGCCCAGTTTACGAGGTGCTGACGGGCGGCCTGCTGCTTGGCGCCATCTTCATGGCAACCGACTACACGACGTCGCCGATAACAGTCAAAGGGCAGATGATCTTCGCCGCGGGCTGCGGACTTCTGACCGCGCTCATACGCACATGGGGCGGATATCCAGAGGGCGTCTCCTACTCTATTTTGATAATGAACCTCGTTGTGCCGCTCATAGACCGTTTTACAAAGCCGCACATCTTTGGAGAGGTGAAGAAAAATGGCTAA
- a CDS encoding RnfABCDGE type electron transport complex subunit G: protein MAKILRLGLVLFIITAVTGIILGGVYTLTLEPIRLTQLREKNEALASTLPGATAFKEIPVKPGSGIVKDAYEGTADGKLIGYNFTVTPKGYGGLITLVVGMTPDAQVTNIKILAHTETPGLGAKAVDAAFTEQFKLKKVEEIFVSKTPVEADDQIQAISGATITSRAVASGVNAATKYLKRDIQGAAAPAEDDKPDAASSASQKGE, encoded by the coding sequence ATGGCTAAAATCTTAAGGCTGGGACTTGTGCTTTTTATAATAACGGCCGTCACCGGCATCATTCTTGGCGGCGTCTACACTCTGACGCTTGAACCTATACGCCTGACGCAGCTTCGCGAAAAGAACGAAGCTCTGGCCTCGACGCTGCCGGGCGCAACAGCGTTCAAAGAAATACCCGTCAAGCCAGGCTCCGGCATCGTAAAAGACGCCTACGAAGGCACGGCCGACGGAAAACTGATAGGCTACAACTTCACTGTGACGCCGAAGGGATACGGCGGCCTCATCACTCTCGTAGTAGGCATGACGCCCGACGCCCAGGTGACAAACATCAAGATACTGGCGCACACGGAAACTCCGGGACTCGGCGCGAAGGCGGTAGACGCGGCCTTCACCGAACAGTTCAAGCTGAAGAAGGTCGAGGAGATATTCGTCTCCAAGACTCCCGTCGAAGCGGATGATCAGATACAGGCCATATCGGGAGCCACGATAACCTCGCGCGCCGTGGCCTCCGGAGTCAACGCGGCCACCAAATATTTGAAGCGCGACATACAGGGCGCCGCTGCGCCTGCGGAAGACGATAAGCCCGACGCCGCAAGCTCGGCAAGCCAGAAGGGGGAATAG
- a CDS encoding electron transport complex subunit E — protein sequence MQNPLKLITNGIITENPTFVLVLGMCPTLAVTSSAINGIGMGLAATAVLMGSNVAVSAIRKFIPDEIRIPAFIVVIAGFVTVVQLLISGYAPALNQSLGIFIPLIVVNCIILARAEAFAFKNGVVDSLFDGLGMGLGFTLALTVIGAIRELLGNGSVFGHTLLPAALYQPALLVILAPGGFITLGILMALFRNHQIKKEEKANEGIPSSFDGWQQLSACSGCSLKNICGGGDAKVVCAKSAAETKEAVK from the coding sequence ATGCAGAATCCTCTTAAACTGATCACAAACGGCATAATAACGGAAAACCCGACCTTCGTGCTGGTGCTCGGCATGTGCCCGACGCTCGCAGTAACGTCGAGCGCCATAAACGGCATCGGCATGGGCCTTGCGGCTACCGCCGTTCTGATGGGCTCAAACGTCGCCGTCTCCGCCATCAGGAAGTTCATACCGGACGAGATACGCATCCCGGCCTTCATCGTAGTGATAGCGGGCTTCGTAACGGTGGTACAGCTTCTGATCTCAGGATATGCTCCGGCGCTGAACCAGTCGCTTGGCATATTCATACCGCTCATCGTCGTCAACTGCATAATTCTCGCGCGCGCTGAGGCCTTCGCCTTCAAAAACGGCGTCGTAGACTCGCTATTTGACGGCCTTGGAATGGGGCTCGGCTTCACTTTGGCCCTCACCGTCATAGGCGCTATACGCGAACTGCTCGGCAACGGCAGCGTCTTTGGACATACGCTGCTTCCCGCCGCGCTCTACCAGCCGGCGCTTCTCGTCATCCTGGCCCCTGGCGGCTTCATCACGCTGGGCATACTGATGGCGCTCTTCCGCAATCATCAGATAAAAAAAGAAGAGAAGGCAAACGAGGGCATCCCGTCGTCATTTGACGGCTGGCAGCAGCTCAGCGCCTGTTCCGGCTGCTCGCTGAAAAATATCTGCGGCGGCGGCGACGCAAAGGTCGTCTGCGCTAAATCGGCCGCTGAAACAAAGGAGGCCGTTAAATAA
- the rsxA gene encoding electron transport complex subunit RsxA yields the protein MSYLALFISSIFVQNILLARFLGCCPFLGVSSQLETAKGMGVAVVFVTTFAAIMTWLAYEFILVPMGLEYLYTLAFILIIAALVQFVEIVLKKVMPGLYKSLGIFLPLITTNCAVLGVAVINMNEKYGLLESIVNAVGSSAGFLLAIVLMAGIRERIEMNTEMPRCLRGLPIALVTAGLMSIAFMGFNGLIK from the coding sequence ATGTCCTACCTCGCACTGTTTATAAGCTCCATTTTCGTACAGAACATACTGCTCGCGCGCTTTCTCGGCTGCTGCCCCTTCCTTGGGGTCTCAAGCCAGCTTGAGACGGCGAAGGGCATGGGCGTCGCGGTCGTATTCGTAACCACCTTCGCCGCGATAATGACATGGCTGGCCTATGAGTTCATCCTCGTTCCGATGGGGCTCGAATATCTCTACACGCTGGCCTTCATACTGATAATAGCGGCGCTCGTCCAGTTCGTAGAGATAGTGCTCAAAAAGGTGATGCCGGGGCTTTACAAGTCGCTTGGCATCTTCCTCCCGCTCATTACGACAAACTGCGCCGTGCTCGGCGTGGCAGTCATAAACATGAACGAAAAATACGGACTGCTTGAGTCGATCGTAAACGCGGTAGGCTCATCCGCGGGCTTTTTGCTCGCCATCGTGCTGATGGCCGGCATCCGCGAACGCATTGAGATGAACACGGAGATGCCGCGCTGCCTGCGCGGGCTTCCGATAGCGCTGGTGACGGCGGGGCTCATGTCGATAGCCTTCATGGGCTTCAACGGCCTCATCAAGTAA
- a CDS encoding RnfABCDGE type electron transport complex subunit B has protein sequence MEGMLYPMLVMGGLGVVFGGLLAFASEKFKVEVDPRQSEIRAKLPGANCGGCGFPGCDGYADACVNAGAKPNLCAAAGPEVAAEIAAILGVAAEEAEPMVAYVKCQGTTQKTVKDCVYMGVHDCREAAVVPGKGPSACTFGCMGFGTCVSVCAFGAVKIADGVAKVDPEKCVACGACVNECPRSVITLVPRKSKVQVACSNPLKGPLVKQVCSVGCIGCGICAKVCPVKAATLNGALAQIDPATCINCGLCATKCPVKAITDSRPPRVLPPMPPVNAAEEKSSQPVSA, from the coding sequence ATGGAAGGTATGCTCTATCCAATGCTTGTAATGGGCGGCCTGGGAGTAGTCTTCGGCGGCCTCCTTGCTTTCGCCTCCGAAAAATTCAAGGTCGAGGTCGACCCGCGCCAGAGTGAGATACGCGCGAAACTTCCCGGCGCCAACTGCGGCGGCTGCGGATTTCCCGGCTGCGACGGCTACGCCGACGCCTGCGTCAACGCCGGCGCGAAACCTAACCTCTGCGCCGCGGCAGGCCCCGAAGTAGCGGCGGAAATAGCCGCCATTTTGGGCGTAGCGGCCGAGGAGGCCGAACCGATGGTGGCCTACGTAAAATGTCAGGGCACGACGCAGAAGACCGTCAAGGACTGCGTCTATATGGGCGTCCACGACTGCCGCGAGGCCGCTGTAGTGCCTGGCAAGGGCCCCAGCGCCTGCACCTTCGGCTGCATGGGCTTTGGCACCTGCGTCTCTGTCTGCGCCTTTGGCGCAGTGAAAATAGCGGACGGCGTAGCTAAAGTCGACCCGGAAAAATGCGTCGCATGCGGCGCCTGCGTAAACGAATGTCCGCGCAGCGTCATCACGCTCGTCCCCAGGAAATCAAAGGTCCAGGTCGCCTGCAGTAACCCGCTGAAAGGCCCGCTGGTAAAACAGGTCTGCTCCGTGGGCTGCATAGGGTGCGGCATCTGCGCCAAGGTCTGCCCCGTCAAAGCCGCTACGTTAAACGGCGCGCTTGCGCAGATAGACCCCGCGACCTGCATAAACTGCGGCCTGTGCGCCACAAAGTGCCCCGTAAAGGCCATAACGGACTCACGCCCGCCGCGCGTGCTGCCCCCAATGCCGCCTGTGAACGCTGCGGAAGAAAAAAGCTCGCAGCCCGTCTCCGCATAA